In Porites lutea chromosome 7, jaPorLute2.1, whole genome shotgun sequence, a single window of DNA contains:
- the LOC140944021 gene encoding TNF receptor-associated factor 5-like — MYGFARELFLHSVDDEFICSICHGVFKQPMTCQDGHSFCKDCITQWQQVNTHCPVDRSTLDRPLVRNLAVEGSIGRKLMKCPSTVSLPGGCSWTGLASAVEQHLPSCDMNVVECKFKVRGCIFRAYQREIAQHLLVCPHRTVSCLSCARDIPHSDLSAHDEECIGKLVSCPNDCGVEVSRCKMLSHLAFSCNKEGRPCPMYTVGCTKVHSLAKADPGEHVKLLLAARLSGAYAASDAGLNGISFGGSWKIEGDVVLPICSPLFEAHAAVVRMEILKESGISFKFQVESKLQLPSFAIDLRCCFRSGTEKVKFKTPTRLMCQDTTACIQIHNVCSEDVFVQLMRSNIFFVDFLLTLSV, encoded by the exons ATGTATGGTTTCGCACGTGAGCTGTTTCTTCACTCTGTTGACGATGAATTCATCTGCAGTATATG CCATGGAGTTTTCAAGCAGCCCATGACCTGCCAAGATGGCCATTCATTTTGCAAAGACTGCATTACACAATGGCAGCAAGTCAACACCCATTGCCCTGTGGACAGGTCTACTCTTGATCGACCGTTGGTTAGAAATCTAGCTGTGGAAGGTTCTATTGGTCGAAAGCTGATGAAATGCCCATCAACAGTCTCTCTTCCAGGAGGATGCAGCTGGACAGGCTTAGCATCTGCTGTAGAGCAACATCTCCCTTCCTGCGATATGAATGTTGTGGAATGCAAATTTAAAGTCAGGGGCTGTATTTTTCGGGCATATCAGCGTGAGATTGCTCAGCACCTCCTTGTTTGCCCGCATAGGACAGTTAGTTGCCTGTCCTGTGCTCGAGACATCCCACACAGTGATCTGTCAGCCCATGATGAAGAGTGCATTGGCAAACTTGTATCTTGCCCAAATGACTGTGGCGTTGAAGTTTCGAG GTGCAAGATGTTGTCACACTTGGCATTTTCATGTAACAAGGAGGGCCGGCCATGTCCAATGTACACTGTAGGATGCACAAAGGTTCACTCTTTAGCAAAGGCAGATCCTGGAGAACATGTTAAATTGCTGCTAGCCGCTCGTCTATCAGGAGCATACgct gcTTCTGATGCAGGCTTAAATGGTATTTCCTTTGGTGGGTCATGGAAAATAGAAGGCGATGTGGTATTGCCCATCTGTAGCCCATTGTTTGAAGCTCATGCTGCTGTGGTCAGaatggaaattttaaaagagagtgGTATTTCCTTCAAGTTTCAGGTGGAATCAAAGTTGCAGCTGCCCAGTTTTGCCATTGATTTAAG GTGCTGTTTCCGTTCTGGGACTGAGAAAGTAAAGTTTAAAACTCCTACACGTCTAATGTGCCAAGACACAACTGCATGCATTCAAATACATAATGTTTGCTCAGAAGATGTTTTTGTCCAGCTGATGAGAAGTAACATTTTTTTCGTGGATTTTCTGCTGACCCTGTCTGTTTGA